DNA from Ralstonia insidiosa:
CGCTGTGAATCAGGAATCGGCTGACGCCGCACGCACCCCGCGGCTTTTACGGCATTACATCAACGGCGAATTCGTGGCGAGCGCCACCACTTTTGCCGATGTCAGCCCCGTCGACGGCACGCTGGTCGCCCAGGTCTGCGAGGCTGATGCGGCCGCTGTGGACCAGGCCGTGCGCGCTGCACGTGCGGCGCAAGCGGCAGGCTGGCGCGACACCACCCCCGCCCAGCGCGCCGACTGGCTGCACCGCATTGCCGATGGCATCCAGGCGCGGTTTGACGAATTCGTTGCCGCCGAAGTGGCCGACACCGGCCGCCCGCTCACGCAGGCCCGCACGCTGGATGTGGCACGCGGCATCGCCAACTTCCGCACCTTTGCCGACCTGATCCGCACGGCCAACAGCGAATTCTTCGAGACGCACACGCCGGACGGCAGCGAGTTCATCAACTACGTGCGCCGCAAGCCGCTGGGCGTGATCGGCATCATCTCGCCGTGGAACCTGCCACTGCTGCTGTTCACGTGGAAGGTGGCGCCAGCATTGGCCATGGGCAACTGCGTGGTCGCCAAGCCCTCGGAAGAGACACCGGGCTCCGCCACGCTGCTGGCCGAGGTCATGCACGACGTGGGCCTGCCGCCGGGCGTGTTCAACCTGATCCACGGCCACGGGCCGAACGCGGCGGGGGAATTCCTGACGCGCCATCCGGACATCAGCGCCATCACCTTCACGGGCGAATCGCGCACCGGCAGCACGATCATGAAGACCGTAGCCGACGGCGTGAAGGAGATCTCGTTCGAGCTGGGCGGCAAGAATGCCGCCGTGGTGTTTGCGGATGCGGATTTCGATGCGGCAGTGGAGGGCGTCGTCAAATCCAGCTTCACCAATGCCGGGCAGGTGTGCCTGTGCAGCGAGCGCGTGTATGTCGAGCGGCCGATCTTCGACCGCTTTGTCGCGGCACTCAAAGCACGCACGGAAACGCTGTGCGTCGGCGCGCCGGACGACCCGGCCACCACCATGGGTCCGCTCATTTCGCGCGGCCATCGCGAGAAGGTGTTGTCGTACTTCCGCCTGGCGGTGGAAGAGGGGGCGACGGTCGTCACCGGCGGCGGCGTGCCGCAGTTTGGCGATGCACGCGATGACGGCGCCTTCGTGCAGCCGACCATCTGGACCGGCCTGCCCGATACCGCACGCTGTGTGAAAGAAGAGATCTTCGGCCCGGTGTGCCATATCGCCCCGTTCGACACGGAAGAAGAAGTGATCCGCCGCGTGAACGACAGCGCCTATGGTCTGGCCGCCAGCATCTGGACCACGCAGCTCGCACGCGGCCATCGTGTGGCCAAGCAGATCGAAACGGGCATCGTTTGGGTCAACGCGTGGTTTGTGCGAGACCTGCGTACGCCGTTTGGCGGCGCCAAGCTCTCCGGTATCGGCCGTGAAGGCGGGCGCCATTCCCTGGACTTCTATTCCGAACTGACCAACGTCTGCGTGAGGGTCGCATGAGCGCCATTGATATGAACGCGGCCATCGCGCTGGCCCACGATCTGTGGCAGGCCGAGCAAGACCGCACACCGCGTGCGCCGGTGCGTGACGCCATTGCCGCACTTGGCGGCGATCCGCTGGAAGCGGCCTACGCTGTGCAGCGCGTCAACACGGAGCGCAAGCTGGCCAGCGGCCGTCGCCTGGTCGGCCGCAAGATCGGCTTGACGTCGAAGGCTGTGCAGGCGCAGCTCGGCGTCGACCAACCCGACTTCGGCATGCTGTTCGACGACATGGCGATTGCCGACGGCGAAGAGATCGCCCTGTCGCGCACGCTGCAGCCAAAGGTCGAAGCCGAGATCGCCCTCGTGTTGGAACACGACCTGCCGTACGAGCGCCACACCATTGCCGACCTGATTCGTGCCACCGCCTACGCGTTGCCCGCCATCGAGATCGTGGGCAGCCGCATCGCCAACTGGGATATCCGCCTGACCGACACCGTGGCCGACAACGCGTCGAGCGGCCTGTTCGTGCTGGGCAACCGGCCGGTCAAGCTCGATGCGTTTGACGCCATCCAGTGCGGCATGGTGATGGAGCGCCGCGGTGATCAGGTCAGCGTCGGTGCGGGGGCGGCGTGCCTCGGCAACCCGCTGCACGCCGCACTGTGGCTGGCCAACACCATGACCCGCGTGAACGCGCCGCTCAAAGCCGGCGACATCGTGCTGACGGGCGCGCTCGGGCCGATGGTCGGCGTGGCGCCCGGCGATGTCTTCACTGCGCATATCGAAGGCCTCGGCAGCGTGAGCGCCTGTTTCTCCACCCAACCGGATTCCGCACAATGAAGGGCAACAAAAAGCAGGCCGTCGCCATCATCGGCTCCGGCAATATCGGCACTGATCTGATGATCAAGGTGCTACGCAGCGCCCTGCATCTGGAGATGGGCGCGATGGTCGGCATCGACCCCAACTCCGACGGGCTGGCACGCGCCGCCCGGCTGGGCGTGCCGACCACGGCCAAGGGCATCGAAGGGCTGGTCGCCATGCCCAACTTTGGCGACATCCGTATCGCGTTTGACGCGACCTCCGCTGGCGCGCATGCCCACCATGCAGAGGTGCTGCGTCAGCATGGCGTGCAGGTGATTGATCTGACACCGGCAGCCATCGGCCCCTTTGTCGTGCCAGTCGTGAACCTGTTCGAGCACGTGGAGGCCCCCAACGTGAACATGGTCACGTGCGGCGGCCAGGCGACGATTCCTATCGTGTATGCGGTCTCACGCGTGGCACCCGTGCATTACGCAGAGATCGTTGCCTCCAT
Protein-coding regions in this window:
- a CDS encoding 2-hydroxymuconic semialdehyde dehydrogenase is translated as MNQESADAARTPRLLRHYINGEFVASATTFADVSPVDGTLVAQVCEADAAAVDQAVRAARAAQAAGWRDTTPAQRADWLHRIADGIQARFDEFVAAEVADTGRPLTQARTLDVARGIANFRTFADLIRTANSEFFETHTPDGSEFINYVRRKPLGVIGIISPWNLPLLLFTWKVAPALAMGNCVVAKPSEETPGSATLLAEVMHDVGLPPGVFNLIHGHGPNAAGEFLTRHPDISAITFTGESRTGSTIMKTVADGVKEISFELGGKNAAVVFADADFDAAVEGVVKSSFTNAGQVCLCSERVYVERPIFDRFVAALKARTETLCVGAPDDPATTMGPLISRGHREKVLSYFRLAVEEGATVVTGGGVPQFGDARDDGAFVQPTIWTGLPDTARCVKEEIFGPVCHIAPFDTEEEVIRRVNDSAYGLAASIWTTQLARGHRVAKQIETGIVWVNAWFVRDLRTPFGGAKLSGIGREGGRHSLDFYSELTNVCVRVA
- a CDS encoding fumarylacetoacetate hydrolase family protein, which codes for MSAIDMNAAIALAHDLWQAEQDRTPRAPVRDAIAALGGDPLEAAYAVQRVNTERKLASGRRLVGRKIGLTSKAVQAQLGVDQPDFGMLFDDMAIADGEEIALSRTLQPKVEAEIALVLEHDLPYERHTIADLIRATAYALPAIEIVGSRIANWDIRLTDTVADNASSGLFVLGNRPVKLDAFDAIQCGMVMERRGDQVSVGAGAACLGNPLHAALWLANTMTRVNAPLKAGDIVLTGALGPMVGVAPGDVFTAHIEGLGSVSACFSTQPDSAQ
- a CDS encoding acetaldehyde dehydrogenase (acetylating); its protein translation is MKGNKKQAVAIIGSGNIGTDLMIKVLRSALHLEMGAMVGIDPNSDGLARAARLGVPTTAKGIEGLVAMPNFGDIRIAFDATSAGAHAHHAEVLRQHGVQVIDLTPAAIGPFVVPVVNLFEHVEAPNVNMVTCGGQATIPIVYAVSRVAPVHYAEIVASIASRSAGPGTRANIDEFTETTSKAIETVGGAARGKAIIVLNPAEPPLMMRDTVYCLTDEDADTTAIADSIEAMVAAVASYVPGYRLKQAVQFDRYTADSPLALHANDRRAGLKVSVFLEVEGAAHYLPSYAGNLDIMTSAALAAAEQIAASRAAA